From a region of the Halomonas sp. HL-93 genome:
- the purU gene encoding formyltetrahydrofolate deformylase has protein sequence MSHFYRLVVSCPDQVGIVAEVSSFIAAQGGSITEASQHSDLQTGRFFMRYEILADSLGMSAEALRSAFEPVAAQFDMQWALVDTQKRRRVVLMVSRESHCLVDLLYRWQVGELDCDIVGVISNHDDMRSLTEWYGIPYHHVPVDPKDKPAAFGQVQAHIDQARADCVVLARYMQILPPALCQRYAGQVINIHHSFLPSFAGAKPYHQAYERGVKLIGATCHYVTQELDAGPIIEQDIHRVSHCHTPTALVRFGRDVEKAVLARGLRWHLEDRVLVHGNKTIVFS, from the coding sequence ATGTCGCATTTTTATCGTTTAGTGGTGTCCTGCCCAGACCAGGTGGGAATTGTGGCGGAAGTATCGAGTTTTATTGCCGCGCAAGGCGGGTCTATTACTGAGGCTAGTCAGCATTCTGATCTGCAAACCGGGCGTTTTTTTATGCGCTACGAAATATTAGCGGATTCATTGGGTATGTCGGCGGAAGCGTTACGTTCGGCCTTTGAACCTGTGGCTGCGCAGTTTGATATGCAGTGGGCGTTGGTCGATACCCAGAAGCGTCGGCGGGTCGTGTTGATGGTATCGCGAGAATCACATTGTTTGGTTGATTTACTCTACCGCTGGCAGGTAGGTGAGCTTGATTGCGATATTGTTGGCGTGATATCGAATCATGATGATATGCGGTCGTTAACCGAGTGGTACGGTATTCCCTATCACCATGTTCCCGTGGATCCCAAGGATAAACCAGCGGCCTTTGGGCAAGTGCAAGCGCATATTGACCAAGCGCGAGCAGACTGCGTGGTGTTGGCCCGCTATATGCAAATTCTGCCGCCAGCGTTGTGCCAGCGCTATGCGGGGCAGGTGATCAATATCCACCACAGCTTTCTGCCCTCATTTGCCGGTGCCAAGCCGTATCACCAAGCCTATGAGCGCGGTGTAAAGCTAATAGGCGCAACTTGCCATTACGTTACCCAAGAGCTGGATGCGGGACCTATCATTGAGCAAGACATCCACCGGGTCAGTCACTGTCATACACCGACGGCTCTGGTGCGCTTTGGGCGTGACGTGGAAAAAGCCGTGCTAGCACGAGGTCTTCGTTGGCACTTGGAAGACCGCGTG